A DNA window from Eriocheir sinensis breed Jianghai 21 chromosome 22, ASM2467909v1, whole genome shotgun sequence contains the following coding sequences:
- the LOC127001880 gene encoding uncharacterized protein LOC127001880 isoform X34, producing MKASLSLLAMLLKTYFPAVGASSSPAPDTRCPASITISGDEEWANITTVQNKSHDWGTVFYMSPDPGFRGVMLVAAGDAWQHDAWFTLDNTCFPRHAQWWRLAARVWRMMNDDTNSDNYLVFIVKIGDCALKCRRGGFRDPMNVNVAAQGPSRWRLGHPEPCTVEGNTTQNPSLINCTTTFTTTTTTTTTPTTTTTTTTTTTIAIIVVPVMIGVAVVVVLLVVVIKCYRQRRGNPDVRMRFQGVPSASESVVVENSLYETLDNTRRTEVVENSLYETLDNTRGTEVVENSLYETVDNTRRTEVVENSLYETLDNTRRTEVVENSLYETVDNTRRTEVVENSLYETLDNTRGTEVVENSLYETLDNTRRTEVVENSLYETVDNTRRTEVVENSLYETVDNTRRTEVVENSLYEPFENVRKPR from the exons atgAAGGCTTCACTGTCCTTACTCGCGATGCTTCTTAAGACATATTTTCCTGCAGTCGGAGCTTCCTCCAGCCCCGCCCCGGACACGCGCTGCCCCGCCAGTATTACCATCTCGGGGGATGAGGAATGGGCGAACATTACCACCGTGCAAAATAAGTCGCACGACTGGGGCACCGTCTTCTACATGAGCCCTGATCCAGGCTTCAGGGGCGTCATgctcgtggcggcgggcgatgCCTGGCAGCACgacgcctggttcacgctggacAACACTTGCTTCCCTCGGCACGCACAGTGGTGGAGGTTGGCGGCACGTGTATGGAGAATGATGAACGATGACACCAACAGTGATAACTATCTTGTGTTTATAGTAAAGATTGGTGATTGTGCTCTTAAGTGCCGCAGAGGAGGCTTCCGCGATCCCATGAATGTTAATGTTGCTGCTCAGgggccctcaaggtggagattAGGTCACCCGGAGCCATGCACTGTAGAaggaaacacaacacaaaacccCTCATTGATAAACTGCACCACCAcctttacaaccaccaccaccaccaccaccacccctacaaccaccaccaccaccaccaccaccaccaccatcgccatcatagtCGTGCCGGTGATgattggtgttgctgttgttgttgttctgctagTGGTGGTCATCAAGTGTTACCGGCAGCGAAGGGGAAATccag ATGTAAGGATGCGATTCCAAGGTGTCCCGTCCGCCAGCGAGAGCgtg gtggtcgagaacagcctgtacgagaccttggacaacacccgcaggaccgaggtggtcgagaacagcctgtacgagaccttggacaacacccgcgggaccgaggtggtcgagaacagcctgtacgagaccgtggacaacacccgcaggaccgaggtggtcgagaacagcctgtacgagaccttggacaacacccgcaggaccgaggtggtcgagaacagcctgtacgagaccgtggacaacacccgcaggaccgaggtggtcgagaacagcctgtacgagaccttggacaacacccgcgggaccgaggtggtcgagaacagcctgtacgagaccttggacaacacccgcaggaccgaggtggtcgagaacagcctgtacgagaccgtggacaacacccgcaggaccgaggtggtcgagaacagcctgtacgagaccgtggacaacacccgcaggaccgaggtggtcgagaacagcctgtacgagccctttgaaAACGTGAGGAAGCCgcggtaa
- the LOC127001880 gene encoding uncharacterized protein LOC127001880 isoform X4, translating into MKASLSLLAMLLKTYFPAVGASSSPAPDTRCPASITISGDEEWANITTVQNKSHDWGTVFYMSPDPGFRGVMLVAAGDAWQHDAWFTLDNTCFPRHAQWWRLAARVWRMMNDDTNSDNYLVFIVKIGDCALKCRRGGFRDPMNVNVAAQGPSRWRLGHPEPCTVEGNTTQNPSLINCTTTFTTTTTTTTTPTTTTTTTTTTTIAIIVVPVMIGVAVVVVLLVVVIKCYRQRRGNPDVRMRFQGVPSASESVVVENSLYETVDNTRRTEVVENSLYETVDNIRRTEVVENSLYETVDNTRGTEVVENSLYETLDNTRRTEVVENSLYETLDNTRGTEVVENSLYETVDNTRRTEVVENSLYETLDNTRRTEVVENSLYETLDNTRGTEVVENSLYETLDNTRRTEVVENSLYETVDNTRRTEVVENSLYETVDNTRRTEVVENSLYEPFENVRKPR; encoded by the exons atgAAGGCTTCACTGTCCTTACTCGCGATGCTTCTTAAGACATATTTTCCTGCAGTCGGAGCTTCCTCCAGCCCCGCCCCGGACACGCGCTGCCCCGCCAGTATTACCATCTCGGGGGATGAGGAATGGGCGAACATTACCACCGTGCAAAATAAGTCGCACGACTGGGGCACCGTCTTCTACATGAGCCCTGATCCAGGCTTCAGGGGCGTCATgctcgtggcggcgggcgatgCCTGGCAGCACgacgcctggttcacgctggacAACACTTGCTTCCCTCGGCACGCACAGTGGTGGAGGTTGGCGGCACGTGTATGGAGAATGATGAACGATGACACCAACAGTGATAACTATCTTGTGTTTATAGTAAAGATTGGTGATTGTGCTCTTAAGTGCCGCAGAGGAGGCTTCCGCGATCCCATGAATGTTAATGTTGCTGCTCAGgggccctcaaggtggagattAGGTCACCCGGAGCCATGCACTGTAGAaggaaacacaacacaaaacccCTCATTGATAAACTGCACCACCAcctttacaaccaccaccaccaccaccaccacccctacaaccaccaccaccaccaccaccaccaccaccatcgccatcatagtCGTGCCGGTGATgattggtgttgctgttgttgttgttctgctagTGGTGGTCATCAAGTGTTACCGGCAGCGAAGGGGAAATccag ATGTAAGGATGCGATTCCAAGGTGTCCCGTCCGCCAGCGAGAGCgtggtggtcgagaacagcctgtacgagaccgtggacaacacccgcaggaccgaggtggtcgagaacagcctgtacgagaccgtgGACAACatccgcaggaccgaggtggtcgagaacagcctgtacgagaccgtggacaacacccgcgggaccgaggtggtcgagaacagcctgtacgagaccttggacaacacccgcaggaccgaggtggtcgagaacagcctgtacgagaccttggacaacacccgcgggaccgaggtggtcgagaacagcctgtacgagaccgtggacaacacccgcaggaccgaggtggtcgagaacagcctgtacgagaccttggacaacacccgcaggaccgag gtggtcgagaacagcctgtacgagaccttggacaacacccgcgggaccgaggtggtcgagaacagcctgtacgagaccttggacaacacccgcaggaccgaggtggtcgagaacagcctgtacgagaccgtggacaacacccgcaggaccgaggtggtcgagaacagcctgtacgagaccgtggacaacacccgcaggaccgaggtggtcgagaacagcctgtacgagccctttgaaAACGTGAGGAAGCCgcggtaa
- the LOC127001880 gene encoding uncharacterized protein LOC127001880 isoform X31, whose amino-acid sequence MKASLSLLAMLLKTYFPAVGASSSPAPDTRCPASITISGDEEWANITTVQNKSHDWGTVFYMSPDPGFRGVMLVAAGDAWQHDAWFTLDNTCFPRHAQWWRLAARVWRMMNDDTNSDNYLVFIVKIGDCALKCRRGGFRDPMNVNVAAQGPSRWRLGHPEPCTVEGNTTQNPSLINCTTTFTTTTTTTTTPTTTTTTTTTTTIAIIVVPVMIGVAVVVVLLVVVIKCYRQRRGNPDVRMRFQGVPSASESVVVENSLYETVDNTRRTEVVENSLYETVDNIRRTEVVENSLYETVDNTRGTEVVENSLYETLDNTRRTEVVENSLYETLDNTRRTEVVENSLYETLDNTRGTEVVENSLYETLDNTRRTEVVENSLYETVDNTRRTEVVENSLYETVDNTRRTEVVENSLYEPFENVRKPR is encoded by the exons atgAAGGCTTCACTGTCCTTACTCGCGATGCTTCTTAAGACATATTTTCCTGCAGTCGGAGCTTCCTCCAGCCCCGCCCCGGACACGCGCTGCCCCGCCAGTATTACCATCTCGGGGGATGAGGAATGGGCGAACATTACCACCGTGCAAAATAAGTCGCACGACTGGGGCACCGTCTTCTACATGAGCCCTGATCCAGGCTTCAGGGGCGTCATgctcgtggcggcgggcgatgCCTGGCAGCACgacgcctggttcacgctggacAACACTTGCTTCCCTCGGCACGCACAGTGGTGGAGGTTGGCGGCACGTGTATGGAGAATGATGAACGATGACACCAACAGTGATAACTATCTTGTGTTTATAGTAAAGATTGGTGATTGTGCTCTTAAGTGCCGCAGAGGAGGCTTCCGCGATCCCATGAATGTTAATGTTGCTGCTCAGgggccctcaaggtggagattAGGTCACCCGGAGCCATGCACTGTAGAaggaaacacaacacaaaacccCTCATTGATAAACTGCACCACCAcctttacaaccaccaccaccaccaccaccacccctacaaccaccaccaccaccaccaccaccaccaccatcgccatcatagtCGTGCCGGTGATgattggtgttgctgttgttgttgttctgctagTGGTGGTCATCAAGTGTTACCGGCAGCGAAGGGGAAATccag ATGTAAGGATGCGATTCCAAGGTGTCCCGTCCGCCAGCGAGAGCgtggtggtcgagaacagcctgtacgagaccgtggacaacacccgcaggaccgaggtggtcgagaacagcctgtacgagaccgtgGACAACatccgcaggaccgaggtggtcgagaacagcctgtacgagaccgtggacaacacccgcgggaccgaggtggtcgagaacagcctgtacgagaccttggacaacacccgcaggaccgag gtggtcgagaacagcctgtacgagaccttggacaacacccgcaggaccgag gtggtcgagaacagcctgtacgagaccttggacaacacccgcgggaccgaggtggtcgagaacagcctgtacgagaccttggacaacacccgcaggaccgaggtggtcgagaacagcctgtacgagaccgtggacaacacccgcaggaccgaggtggtcgagaacagcctgtacgagaccgtggacaacacccgcaggaccgaggtggtcgagaacagcctgtacgagccctttgaaAACGTGAGGAAGCCgcggtaa
- the LOC127001880 gene encoding uncharacterized protein LOC127001880 isoform X27, with the protein MKASLSLLAMLLKTYFPAVGASSSPAPDTRCPASITISGDEEWANITTVQNKSHDWGTVFYMSPDPGFRGVMLVAAGDAWQHDAWFTLDNTCFPRHAQWWRLAARVWRMMNDDTNSDNYLVFIVKIGDCALKCRRGGFRDPMNVNVAAQGPSRWRLGHPEPCTVEGNTTQNPSLINCTTTFTTTTTTTTTPTTTTTTTTTTTIAIIVVPVMIGVAVVVVLLVVVIKCYRQRRGNPDVRMRFQGVPSASESVVVENSLYETVDNIRRTEVVENSLYETLDNTRRTEVVENSLYETLDNTRGTEVVENSLYETVDNTRRTEVVENSLYETLDNTRRTEVVENSLYETVDNTRRTEVVENSLYETLDNTRGTEVVENSLYETLDNTRRTEVVENSLYETVDNTRRTEVVENSLYETVDNTRRTEVVENSLYEPFENVRKPR; encoded by the exons atgAAGGCTTCACTGTCCTTACTCGCGATGCTTCTTAAGACATATTTTCCTGCAGTCGGAGCTTCCTCCAGCCCCGCCCCGGACACGCGCTGCCCCGCCAGTATTACCATCTCGGGGGATGAGGAATGGGCGAACATTACCACCGTGCAAAATAAGTCGCACGACTGGGGCACCGTCTTCTACATGAGCCCTGATCCAGGCTTCAGGGGCGTCATgctcgtggcggcgggcgatgCCTGGCAGCACgacgcctggttcacgctggacAACACTTGCTTCCCTCGGCACGCACAGTGGTGGAGGTTGGCGGCACGTGTATGGAGAATGATGAACGATGACACCAACAGTGATAACTATCTTGTGTTTATAGTAAAGATTGGTGATTGTGCTCTTAAGTGCCGCAGAGGAGGCTTCCGCGATCCCATGAATGTTAATGTTGCTGCTCAGgggccctcaaggtggagattAGGTCACCCGGAGCCATGCACTGTAGAaggaaacacaacacaaaacccCTCATTGATAAACTGCACCACCAcctttacaaccaccaccaccaccaccaccacccctacaaccaccaccaccaccaccaccaccaccaccatcgccatcatagtCGTGCCGGTGATgattggtgttgctgttgttgttgttctgctagTGGTGGTCATCAAGTGTTACCGGCAGCGAAGGGGAAATccag ATGTAAGGATGCGATTCCAAGGTGTCCCGTCCGCCAGCGAGAGCgtg gtggtcgagaacagcctgtacgagaccgtgGACAACatccgcaggaccgag gtggtcgagaacagcctgtacgagaccttggacaacacccgcaggaccgaggtggtcgagaacagcctgtacgagaccttggacaacacccgcgggaccgaggtggtcgagaacagcctgtacgagaccgtggacaacacccgcaggaccgaggtggtcgagaacagcctgtacgagaccttggacaacacccgcaggaccgaggtggtcgagaacagcctgtacgagaccgtggacaacacccgcaggaccgaggtggtcgagaacagcctgtacgagaccttggacaacacccgcgggaccgaggtggtcgagaacagcctgtacgagaccttggacaacacccgcaggaccgaggtggtcgagaacagcctgtacgagaccgtggacaacacccgcaggaccgaggtggtcgagaacagcctgtacgagaccgtggacaacacccgcaggaccgaggtggtcgagaacagcctgtacgagccctttgaaAACGTGAGGAAGCCgcggtaa
- the LOC127001880 gene encoding uncharacterized protein LOC127001880 isoform X1, with amino-acid sequence MKASLSLLAMLLKTYFPAVGASSSPAPDTRCPASITISGDEEWANITTVQNKSHDWGTVFYMSPDPGFRGVMLVAAGDAWQHDAWFTLDNTCFPRHAQWWRLAARVWRMMNDDTNSDNYLVFIVKIGDCALKCRRGGFRDPMNVNVAAQGPSRWRLGHPEPCTVEGNTTQNPSLINCTTTFTTTTTTTTTPTTTTTTTTTTTIAIIVVPVMIGVAVVVVLLVVVIKCYRQRRGNPDVRMRFQGVPSASESVVVENSLYETVDNTRRTEVVENSLYETVDNIRRTEVVENSLYETVDNTRGTEVVENSLYETLDNTRRTEVVENSLYETLDNTRGTEVVENSLYETVDNTRRTEVVENSLYETLDNTRRTEVVENSLYETVDNTRRTEVVENSLYETLDNTRGTEVVENSLYETLDNTRRTEVVENSLYETVDNTRRTEVVENSLYETVDNTRRTEVVENSLYEPFENVRKPR; translated from the exons atgAAGGCTTCACTGTCCTTACTCGCGATGCTTCTTAAGACATATTTTCCTGCAGTCGGAGCTTCCTCCAGCCCCGCCCCGGACACGCGCTGCCCCGCCAGTATTACCATCTCGGGGGATGAGGAATGGGCGAACATTACCACCGTGCAAAATAAGTCGCACGACTGGGGCACCGTCTTCTACATGAGCCCTGATCCAGGCTTCAGGGGCGTCATgctcgtggcggcgggcgatgCCTGGCAGCACgacgcctggttcacgctggacAACACTTGCTTCCCTCGGCACGCACAGTGGTGGAGGTTGGCGGCACGTGTATGGAGAATGATGAACGATGACACCAACAGTGATAACTATCTTGTGTTTATAGTAAAGATTGGTGATTGTGCTCTTAAGTGCCGCAGAGGAGGCTTCCGCGATCCCATGAATGTTAATGTTGCTGCTCAGgggccctcaaggtggagattAGGTCACCCGGAGCCATGCACTGTAGAaggaaacacaacacaaaacccCTCATTGATAAACTGCACCACCAcctttacaaccaccaccaccaccaccaccacccctacaaccaccaccaccaccaccaccaccaccaccatcgccatcatagtCGTGCCGGTGATgattggtgttgctgttgttgttgttctgctagTGGTGGTCATCAAGTGTTACCGGCAGCGAAGGGGAAATccag ATGTAAGGATGCGATTCCAAGGTGTCCCGTCCGCCAGCGAGAGCgtggtggtcgagaacagcctgtacgagaccgtggacaacacccgcaggaccgaggtggtcgagaacagcctgtacgagaccgtgGACAACatccgcaggaccgaggtggtcgagaacagcctgtacgagaccgtggacaacacccgcgggaccgaggtggtcgagaacagcctgtacgagaccttggacaacacccgcaggaccgaggtggtcgagaacagcctgtacgagaccttggacaacacccgcgggaccgaggtggtcgagaacagcctgtacgagaccgtggacaacacccgcaggaccgaggtggtcgagaacagcctgtacgagaccttggacaacacccgcaggaccgaggtggtcgagaacagcctgtacgagaccgtggacaacacccgcaggaccgaggtggtcgagaacagcctgtacgagaccttggacaacacccgcgggaccgaggtggtcgagaacagcctgtacgagaccttggacaacacccgcaggaccgaggtggtcgagaacagcctgtacgagaccgtggacaacacccgcaggaccgaggtggtcgagaacagcctgtacgagaccgtggacaacacccgcaggaccgaggtggtcgagaacagcctgtacgagccctttgaaAACGTGAGGAAGCCgcggtaa
- the LOC127001880 gene encoding uncharacterized protein LOC127001880 isoform X42, protein MKASLSLLAMLLKTYFPAVGASSSPAPDTRCPASITISGDEEWANITTVQNKSHDWGTVFYMSPDPGFRGVMLVAAGDAWQHDAWFTLDNTCFPRHAQWWRLAARVWRMMNDDTNSDNYLVFIVKIGDCALKCRRGGFRDPMNVNVAAQGPSRWRLGHPEPCTVEGNTTQNPSLINCTTTFTTTTTTTTTPTTTTTTTTTTTIAIIVVPVMIGVAVVVVLLVVVIKCYRQRRGNPDVRMRFQGVPSASESVVVENSLYETVDNTRRTEVVENSLYETVDNIRRTEVVENSLYETVDNTRGTEVVENSLYETLDNTRRTEVVENSLYETLDNTRGTEVVENSLYETVDNTRRTEVVENSLYETLDNTRRTEVVENSLYETLDNTRRTEVVENSLYEPFENVRKPR, encoded by the exons atgAAGGCTTCACTGTCCTTACTCGCGATGCTTCTTAAGACATATTTTCCTGCAGTCGGAGCTTCCTCCAGCCCCGCCCCGGACACGCGCTGCCCCGCCAGTATTACCATCTCGGGGGATGAGGAATGGGCGAACATTACCACCGTGCAAAATAAGTCGCACGACTGGGGCACCGTCTTCTACATGAGCCCTGATCCAGGCTTCAGGGGCGTCATgctcgtggcggcgggcgatgCCTGGCAGCACgacgcctggttcacgctggacAACACTTGCTTCCCTCGGCACGCACAGTGGTGGAGGTTGGCGGCACGTGTATGGAGAATGATGAACGATGACACCAACAGTGATAACTATCTTGTGTTTATAGTAAAGATTGGTGATTGTGCTCTTAAGTGCCGCAGAGGAGGCTTCCGCGATCCCATGAATGTTAATGTTGCTGCTCAGgggccctcaaggtggagattAGGTCACCCGGAGCCATGCACTGTAGAaggaaacacaacacaaaacccCTCATTGATAAACTGCACCACCAcctttacaaccaccaccaccaccaccaccacccctacaaccaccaccaccaccaccaccaccaccaccatcgccatcatagtCGTGCCGGTGATgattggtgttgctgttgttgttgttctgctagTGGTGGTCATCAAGTGTTACCGGCAGCGAAGGGGAAATccag ATGTAAGGATGCGATTCCAAGGTGTCCCGTCCGCCAGCGAGAGCgtggtggtcgagaacagcctgtacgagaccgtggacaacacccgcaggaccgaggtggtcgagaacagcctgtacgagaccgtgGACAACatccgcaggaccgaggtggtcgagaacagcctgtacgagaccgtggacaacacccgcgggaccgaggtggtcgagaacagcctgtacgagaccttggacaacacccgcaggaccgaggtggtcgagaacagcctgtacgagaccttggacaacacccgcgggaccgaggtggtcgagaacagcctgtacgagaccgtggacaacacccgcaggaccgaggtggtcgagaacagcctgtacgagaccttggacaacacccgcaggaccgag gtggtcgagaacagcctgtacgagaccttggacaacacccgcaggaccgag gtggtcgagaacagcctgtacgagccctttgaaAACGTGAGGAAGCCgcggtaa
- the LOC127001880 gene encoding uncharacterized protein LOC127001880 isoform X15, with protein sequence MKASLSLLAMLLKTYFPAVGASSSPAPDTRCPASITISGDEEWANITTVQNKSHDWGTVFYMSPDPGFRGVMLVAAGDAWQHDAWFTLDNTCFPRHAQWWRLAARVWRMMNDDTNSDNYLVFIVKIGDCALKCRRGGFRDPMNVNVAAQGPSRWRLGHPEPCTVEGNTTQNPSLINCTTTFTTTTTTTTTPTTTTTTTTTTTIAIIVVPVMIGVAVVVVLLVVVIKCYRQRRGNPDVRMRFQGVPSASESVVVENSLYETVDNTRRTEVVENSLYETLDNTRRTEVVENSLYETLDNTRGTEVVENSLYETVDNTRRTEVVENSLYETLDNTRRTEVVENSLYETVDNTRRTEVVENSLYETLDNTRGTEVVENSLYETLDNTRRTEVVENSLYETVDNTRRTEVVENSLYETVDNTRRTEVVENSLYEPFENVRKPR encoded by the exons atgAAGGCTTCACTGTCCTTACTCGCGATGCTTCTTAAGACATATTTTCCTGCAGTCGGAGCTTCCTCCAGCCCCGCCCCGGACACGCGCTGCCCCGCCAGTATTACCATCTCGGGGGATGAGGAATGGGCGAACATTACCACCGTGCAAAATAAGTCGCACGACTGGGGCACCGTCTTCTACATGAGCCCTGATCCAGGCTTCAGGGGCGTCATgctcgtggcggcgggcgatgCCTGGCAGCACgacgcctggttcacgctggacAACACTTGCTTCCCTCGGCACGCACAGTGGTGGAGGTTGGCGGCACGTGTATGGAGAATGATGAACGATGACACCAACAGTGATAACTATCTTGTGTTTATAGTAAAGATTGGTGATTGTGCTCTTAAGTGCCGCAGAGGAGGCTTCCGCGATCCCATGAATGTTAATGTTGCTGCTCAGgggccctcaaggtggagattAGGTCACCCGGAGCCATGCACTGTAGAaggaaacacaacacaaaacccCTCATTGATAAACTGCACCACCAcctttacaaccaccaccaccaccaccaccacccctacaaccaccaccaccaccaccaccaccaccaccatcgccatcatagtCGTGCCGGTGATgattggtgttgctgttgttgttgttctgctagTGGTGGTCATCAAGTGTTACCGGCAGCGAAGGGGAAATccag ATGTAAGGATGCGATTCCAAGGTGTCCCGTCCGCCAGCGAGAGCgtggtggtcgagaacagcctgtacgagaccgtggacaacacccgcaggaccgag gtggtcgagaacagcctgtacgagaccttggacaacacccgcaggaccgaggtggtcgagaacagcctgtacgagaccttggacaacacccgcgggaccgaggtggtcgagaacagcctgtacgagaccgtggacaacacccgcaggaccgaggtggtcgagaacagcctgtacgagaccttggacaacacccgcaggaccgaggtggtcgagaacagcctgtacgagaccgtggacaacacccgcaggaccgaggtggtcgagaacagcctgtacgagaccttggacaacacccgcgggaccgaggtggtcgagaacagcctgtacgagaccttggacaacacccgcaggaccgaggtggtcgagaacagcctgtacgagaccgtggacaacacccgcaggaccgaggtggtcgagaacagcctgtacgagaccgtggacaacacccgcaggaccgaggtggtcgagaacagcctgtacgagccctttgaaAACGTGAGGAAGCCgcggtaa
- the LOC127001880 gene encoding uncharacterized protein LOC127001880 isoform X40, protein MKASLSLLAMLLKTYFPAVGASSSPAPDTRCPASITISGDEEWANITTVQNKSHDWGTVFYMSPDPGFRGVMLVAAGDAWQHDAWFTLDNTCFPRHAQWWRLAARVWRMMNDDTNSDNYLVFIVKIGDCALKCRRGGFRDPMNVNVAAQGPSRWRLGHPEPCTVEGNTTQNPSLINCTTTFTTTTTTTTTPTTTTTTTTTTTIAIIVVPVMIGVAVVVVLLVVVIKCYRQRRGNPDVRMRFQGVPSASESVVVENSLYETVDNTRRTEVVENSLYETVDNIRRTEVVENSLYETVDNTRRTEVVENSLYETVDNTRRTEVVENSLYETLDNTRGTEVVENSLYETLDNTRRTEVVENSLYETVDNTRRTEVVENSLYETVDNTRRTEVVENSLYEPFENVRKPR, encoded by the exons atgAAGGCTTCACTGTCCTTACTCGCGATGCTTCTTAAGACATATTTTCCTGCAGTCGGAGCTTCCTCCAGCCCCGCCCCGGACACGCGCTGCCCCGCCAGTATTACCATCTCGGGGGATGAGGAATGGGCGAACATTACCACCGTGCAAAATAAGTCGCACGACTGGGGCACCGTCTTCTACATGAGCCCTGATCCAGGCTTCAGGGGCGTCATgctcgtggcggcgggcgatgCCTGGCAGCACgacgcctggttcacgctggacAACACTTGCTTCCCTCGGCACGCACAGTGGTGGAGGTTGGCGGCACGTGTATGGAGAATGATGAACGATGACACCAACAGTGATAACTATCTTGTGTTTATAGTAAAGATTGGTGATTGTGCTCTTAAGTGCCGCAGAGGAGGCTTCCGCGATCCCATGAATGTTAATGTTGCTGCTCAGgggccctcaaggtggagattAGGTCACCCGGAGCCATGCACTGTAGAaggaaacacaacacaaaacccCTCATTGATAAACTGCACCACCAcctttacaaccaccaccaccaccaccaccacccctacaaccaccaccaccaccaccaccaccaccaccatcgccatcatagtCGTGCCGGTGATgattggtgttgctgttgttgttgttctgctagTGGTGGTCATCAAGTGTTACCGGCAGCGAAGGGGAAATccag ATGTAAGGATGCGATTCCAAGGTGTCCCGTCCGCCAGCGAGAGCgtggtggtcgagaacagcctgtacgagaccgtggacaacacccgcaggaccgaggtggtcgagaacagcctgtacgagaccgtgGACAACatccgcaggaccgag gtggtcgagaacagcctgtacgagaccgtggacaacacccgcaggaccgag gtggtcgagaacagcctgtacgagaccgtggacaacacccgcaggaccgaggtggtcgagaacagcctgtacgagaccttggacaacacccgcgggaccgaggtggtcgagaacagcctgtacgagaccttggacaacacccgcaggaccgaggtggtcgagaacagcctgtacgagaccgtggacaacacccgcaggaccgaggtggtcgagaacagcctgtacgagaccgtggacaacacccgcaggaccgaggtggtcgagaacagcctgtacgagccctttgaaAACGTGAGGAAGCCgcggtaa